One window from the genome of Helicobacter pylori encodes:
- a CDS encoding outer membrane protein yields the protein MKKRFLSLTLGSLLVSALSAEDNGFFVSAGYQIGESAQMVKNTKGIQDLSDSYERLNNLLTSYNTLNTLIRQSADPNAINNARTNLNASAKNLINDKKNSPAYQAVLLALNAAAGFWQVMSYAISPCGPGPDKDKNGGVQTFENVPAAWTDKITCGTTRYEPGPYSIISTENYAKINKAYQIIQKAFGVSGKDIPALSDTNTELKFTINGSNNDNNNKNKEEIVTKNNAQVLLEQASIIMTTLNSACPWINNGGKGGASSGSLWEGIYLKGDGSACGIFKNEISAIQDMIKNAAIAVEQSKIVATNAQNQHNLDTGKTFNPYKDASSFSQSMFANARAQAEILNRAQAVVKDFERIPEAFVKDSLGVCHEKGSDGNLRGTPSGTVTDNTWGAGCAYVGETVTNLKNSIAHFGDQAEQIHNAQNLAYTLANFSSQYKKLGEHYDSITAAISSLPDAQSLQNVVSKKTNPNSPQGIQDNYYIDSNIHSQVQSRTQELGSNPFRRAGLIAASTTNNGAMNGIGFQVGYKQFFGKNKRWGARYYGFVDYNHTYNKSQFFNSDSDVWTYGVGSDLLVNFINDKATKHNKISFGAFGGIQLAGTSWLNSQYVNLANVNNYYKAKINTSNFQFLFNLGLRTNLARNKRRGADHSAQHGMELGVKIPTINTNYYSLLGTTLQYRRLYSVYLNYVFAY from the coding sequence ATGAAGAAAAGATTTCTGTCATTAACCTTAGGTTCGCTTTTAGTTTCCGCTTTAAGCGCTGAAGACAACGGCTTTTTTGTGAGCGCGGGCTATCAAATCGGTGAATCCGCTCAAATGGTGAAAAACACTAAAGGCATTCAAGATCTTTCAGACAGCTATGAGAGATTGAACAACCTTTTAACGAGTTACAACACCCTAAACACTCTCATCAGGCAGTCCGCCGATCCCAACGCTATCAATAACGCAAGGACTAATTTGAATGCGAGTGCGAAGAATTTAATCAATGATAAAAAGAATTCCCCGGCGTATCAAGCGGTGCTTTTAGCCTTGAATGCGGCAGCGGGGTTTTGGCAAGTCATGAGCTATGCGATCAGCCCTTGCGGCCCTGGCCCTGACAAAGATAAAAATGGGGGCGTTCAAACCTTTGAAAATGTTCCAGCAGCATGGACAGATAAGATTACTTGTGGCACTACTAGATATGAACCAGGACCATATAGCATTATATCCACTGAAAATTACGCCAAAATCAATAAAGCCTATCAAATCATCCAAAAGGCTTTTGGAGTAAGTGGGAAGGATATTCCTGCCTTAAGCGACACCAACACCGAACTTAAATTTACAATCAATGGGAGCAACAATGATAACAATAATAAAAATAAAGAAGAAATTGTTACAAAAAATAACGCTCAAGTTCTTTTAGAACAGGCTAGCATTATTATGACTACCCTTAATAGCGCATGCCCATGGATCAATAATGGTGGTAAAGGTGGTGCAAGCAGTGGTAGTTTATGGGAAGGAATATATTTGAAAGGCGATGGGAGCGCGTGCGGGATTTTTAAAAATGAAATCAGCGCGATTCAAGACATGATCAAAAACGCTGCAATAGCCGTAGAGCAATCCAAGATCGTTGCCACAAACGCACAAAACCAGCACAACCTAGACACTGGGAAGACATTCAACCCCTATAAAGACGCTAGTAGCTTTTCTCAAAGCATGTTCGCTAACGCTAGAGCGCAAGCGGAGATTTTAAACCGCGCCCAAGCAGTGGTGAAGGACTTTGAAAGAATCCCTGAAGCGTTCGTGAAAGACTCTTTAGGAGTATGCCATGAAAAGGGTAGCGACGGCAATCTCCGTGGCACGCCATCTGGAACGGTTACTGATAACACTTGGGGAGCCGGTTGCGCGTATGTGGGAGAGACCGTAACGAATCTAAAAAACAGCATCGCTCATTTTGGCGACCAAGCCGAGCAAATCCATAACGCGCAAAACCTCGCCTACACTTTAGCGAACTTCAGCAGTCAGTATAAAAAACTAGGCGAACATTATGACAGCATCACAGCAGCCATTTCAAGCTTGCCTGACGCTCAATCTTTACAAAATGTGGTGAGCAAAAAGACTAACCCTAACAGCCCGCAAGGCATACAGGATAACTACTACATTGACTCCAATATCCATTCTCAAGTGCAATCTAGGACTCAAGAATTAGGCAGTAACCCTTTCAGGCGCGCCGGGCTAATCGCCGCTTCTACCACCAATAACGGCGCGATGAATGGGATCGGCTTTCAAGTGGGCTATAAGCAATTCTTTGGGAAAAACAAACGATGGGGCGCGAGATACTACGGCTTTGTGGATTACAACCACACCTATAACAAATCCCAATTTTTCAACTCCGATTCTGATGTTTGGACTTATGGCGTGGGGAGCGATTTGTTAGTGAATTTCATCAACGATAAAGCCACTAAACACAATAAAATTTCTTTTGGCGCGTTTGGCGGTATCCAACTAGCTGGGACTTCATGGCTTAATTCTCAGTATGTGAATTTGGCGAATGTGAATAACTACTATAAGGCTAAAATCAACACCTCTAACTTCCAATTCTTATTCAATCTGGGCTTAAGGACCAATCTCGCCAGAAATAAGAGAAGAGGCGCTGATCATAGCGCGCAACATGGCATGGAATTAGGCGTGAAGATCCCCACGATCAACACGAATTATTATTCTTTGCTAGGCACTACCTTGCAATACAGAAGGCTTTATAGCGTGTATTTGAACTATGTGTTCGCTTACTAA
- a CDS encoding citrate synthase → MSVTLINNENNERYEFETIECTRGPKAVDFSKLFETTGFFSYDPGYSSTAGCQSKISYINGKKGELYYRGHRIEDLVAKYKYVDVCKLLLTGELPKNQEESLEFELELRHRSFVHESLLNMFSAFPSNAHPMAKLSSGVSILSTLYSTHQNMHTEEDYQTMARRIVAKIPTLAAICYRNEVGAPIIYPDIARSYVENILFMLRGYPYSRLKHTTQGEMEITPLEVEAFDKILTLHADHGQNASSTTVRNVASTGVHPYAAISAGISALWGHLHGGANEKVLLQLEEIGDVKNVDKYIARVKDKNDSFKLMGFGHRVYKSYDPRAKILKGLKDELHQKGVKMDERLSEIAAKVEEIALKDEYFIERNLYPNVDFYSGTILRALKIPVRFFTPVFVIGRTVGWCAQLLEHVKSPQARITRPRQVYVGD, encoded by the coding sequence ATGTCTGTTACTTTAATCAATAATGAAAATAATGAACGCTATGAATTTGAAACGATTGAATGCACTCGTGGGCCTAAAGCGGTGGATTTTTCCAAGCTTTTTGAAACGACCGGGTTTTTTTCTTACGATCCAGGGTATTCTTCTACTGCTGGGTGCCAATCTAAGATCAGCTATATCAATGGCAAAAAAGGCGAATTGTATTACAGAGGGCATAGAATAGAAGATTTAGTCGCCAAATACAAATATGTAGATGTGTGCAAATTGCTTCTCACAGGGGAATTGCCCAAAAATCAAGAAGAAAGCTTGGAGTTTGAATTAGAATTGCGCCACAGAAGCTTTGTGCATGAGAGCTTACTCAACATGTTTTCAGCTTTCCCTAGTAACGCCCACCCTATGGCGAAACTCTCTAGCGGCGTGTCTATTTTATCCACCCTTTATTCCACGCACCAAAACATGCACACTGAAGAAGATTACCAGACTATGGCTAGAAGGATTGTCGCTAAAATCCCCACGCTTGCGGCTATTTGCTATCGTAATGAAGTGGGAGCGCCCATTATTTATCCGGATATCGCGCGCTCTTATGTGGAAAATATCCTTTTCATGTTGAGAGGGTATCCTTATAGCCGCTTAAAACACACCACTCAAGGCGAAATGGAAATCACGCCCCTAGAAGTGGAAGCCTTTGATAAAATCCTAACCTTACACGCTGACCATGGGCAAAACGCCTCTTCTACCACGGTAAGGAATGTCGCTAGCACCGGCGTGCATCCTTATGCCGCTATTAGCGCGGGCATTAGCGCTTTATGGGGGCATTTGCATGGCGGAGCGAATGAAAAAGTGCTTTTGCAATTAGAAGAAATCGGCGATGTGAAAAATGTGGATAAATATATTGCGCGCGTGAAAGACAAAAACGATAGTTTCAAACTCATGGGCTTTGGGCATAGGGTGTATAAAAGCTACGATCCGCGTGCAAAAATCTTAAAAGGCCTGAAAGACGAACTGCACCAAAAAGGCGTTAAGATGGACGAGAGGTTGAGCGAAATCGCTGCGAAAGTGGAAGAAATCGCGCTAAAAGACGAGTATTTCATTGAAAGGAATCTCTACCCTAATGTGGATTTCTACTCCGGCACGATTTTAAGGGCTTTAAAAATCCCGGTGCGTTTTTTCACGCCGGTGTTTGTCATTGGCAGAACCGTAGGCTGGTGCGCTCAACTATTAGAGCATGTCAAAAGCCCGCAAGCTAGAATCACGCGTCCAAGACAAGTCTATGTAGGGGATTAA
- the icd gene encoding isocitrate dehydrogenase (NADP(+)) yields the protein MAYNPKILQKPKEGEEITIKDNKLHVPNHPIIPFIEGDGIGSDITPAMIKVVDSAVQKAYKGEKKIAWYEVFVGEKCYQKFKDHKELSPEEQWLLPDTIEAINHYKVSIKGPLTTPIGEGFRSLNVALRQKMDLYVCLRPVRWYGSPSPVKEPQKVDMVIFRENSEDIYAGIEWQEGSTEAKKLIHFLQNELKVKKIRFPESSGIGVKPISKEGTERLVRKAIEYAIDNDKPSVTFVHKGNIMKYTEGAFMKWGYALAQKEFNAQVIDKGPWCSLKNPKTGKEIIIKDMIADAFLQQILLRPSEYSVIATMNLNGDYISDALAAMVGGIGIAPGANLNDTVGMFEATHGTAPKYAGLDKVNPGSIILSAEMMLRHMGWVEAADLIVSAMEKAIKSKKVTYDFARLMDGAKEVKCSEFASVMIENM from the coding sequence ATGGCTTACAACCCTAAAATTTTACAAAAGCCTAAAGAGGGCGAAGAAATTACGATTAAAGACAACAAATTGCATGTGCCAAACCACCCCATTATCCCTTTCATTGAGGGCGATGGCATTGGATCAGATATTACCCCGGCGATGATTAAAGTGGTGGATAGCGCGGTTCAAAAAGCGTATAAAGGCGAGAAAAAAATCGCATGGTATGAAGTGTTTGTGGGCGAAAAATGCTATCAAAAATTCAAAGATCATAAGGAATTAAGCCCTGAAGAGCAATGGCTCTTACCGGACACTATTGAAGCGATTAACCATTATAAAGTTTCTATTAAAGGGCCTTTGACCACGCCTATTGGTGAGGGGTTTAGATCTTTGAATGTGGCGTTACGCCAAAAAATGGACTTGTATGTGTGCTTGAGACCGGTTCGGTGGTATGGGAGTCCTAGCCCGGTGAAAGAACCACAAAAAGTGGATATGGTGATTTTTAGAGAAAATTCTGAAGACATTTATGCGGGCATTGAATGGCAAGAAGGTAGCACGGAAGCGAAAAAACTCATCCATTTTTTACAAAATGAACTAAAGGTTAAAAAAATCCGCTTCCCTGAAAGCAGCGGCATAGGGGTAAAACCCATTAGTAAAGAAGGCACAGAGAGGCTAGTTAGGAAAGCGATTGAATACGCTATTGATAACGACAAGCCAAGCGTAACTTTTGTGCATAAGGGCAATATCATGAAATACACCGAAGGGGCGTTCATGAAGTGGGGCTATGCGCTCGCTCAAAAAGAATTTAACGCTCAAGTCATTGATAAAGGCCCATGGTGTTCTTTGAAAAACCCTAAAACCGGTAAAGAAATCATCATTAAAGACATGATTGCTGACGCGTTTTTGCAACAAATCTTATTGCGCCCTAGCGAATACAGCGTCATTGCGACCATGAATTTGAATGGGGATTATATCTCTGATGCGTTAGCGGCGATGGTGGGGGGCATTGGTATCGCTCCTGGGGCTAATCTCAATGACACAGTGGGCATGTTTGAAGCCACCCATGGCACCGCTCCTAAATACGCTGGGCTGGATAAAGTCAATCCGGGGTCTATTATTTTGAGTGCGGAAATGATGTTAAGGCATATGGGCTGGGTGGAAGCGGCTGATTTGATCGTCTCTGCGATGGAAAAAGCGATTAAAAGCAAGAAAGTCACTTATGATTTCGCTCGCTTGATGGATGGGGCTAAAGAAGTCAAATGCTCTGAATTCGCTAGCGTGATGATTGAAAACATGTGA
- a CDS encoding DUF1523 family protein gives MIKFVRNVVLFILTAIFLALMLLVSYCMPHYSVAVISGVEVKRMNENENTPNNKEVKTLARDVYFVQTYDPKDQKSVTVYRNEDTRFGFPFYFKFNSADISALAQSLVNQQVEVQYYGWRINLFNMFPNVIFLKPLKESADISKPIFSWILYALLLGGFFISARSVCTLFKSKAH, from the coding sequence TTGATAAAATTTGTGCGTAATGTGGTTTTGTTCATTTTAACGGCGATCTTTTTAGCACTCATGCTTTTGGTGAGCTATTGCATGCCCCATTATAGTGTGGCTGTCATTAGCGGGGTGGAGGTCAAAAGAATGAATGAAAATGAAAACACGCCCAATAATAAGGAAGTAAAAACCCTTGCTAGAGATGTCTATTTTGTGCAAACTTACGACCCTAAAGATCAAAAAAGCGTAACCGTTTATCGTAACGAAGACACGCGCTTTGGCTTCCCTTTTTATTTTAAGTTTAATTCGGCTGATATTTCAGCTCTCGCTCAAAGTTTAGTCAATCAGCAAGTGGAAGTGCAATACTATGGCTGGCGGATCAATTTGTTTAACATGTTCCCTAATGTGATTTTTTTAAAGCCCTTAAAAGAGAGTGCTGACATTTCAAAACCCATTTTTAGCTGGATTTTATACGCTTTGCTGTTAGGGGGCTTTTTTATCAGCGCACGTTCTGTTTGCACTTTATTTAAGAGCAAAGCTCATTAA
- the bioD gene encoding dethiobiotin synthase, which translates to MLFISATNTNAGKTTCTRLLAKYCNACGVKTILLKPIETGVNDAINHSSDAHLFLQDNRLLDRSLTLKDISFYRYAKASAPLIAQQEEDPNAPIDIDHLIQRLHNFTKTYDLVIVEGAGGLCVPITLEENMLDLALKLKAKMLLISHDNLGLINDCLLNDFLLKSHQLDYKIAINLRENNTAFHSVSLPYIELFNTRSNNPIVIFQQSLKELMSFALK; encoded by the coding sequence ATGCTCTTTATCAGCGCGACTAACACCAATGCCGGAAAAACCACATGCACTAGGCTCTTAGCAAAATATTGCAACGCTTGTGGCGTTAAAACGATCTTGTTAAAACCCATTGAAACGGGCGTTAATGACGCCATTAACCACTCTAGCGATGCGCATTTGTTCTTGCAAGATAACCGCCTTTTAGATCGCTCTTTAACCTTAAAAGACATTTCATTCTATCGTTACGCTAAAGCTTCAGCTCCTCTCATCGCCCAACAAGAAGAAGATCCAAACGCCCCCATTGATATAGATCATTTAATCCAACGCCTTCACAATTTCACCAAAACTTACGATTTAGTCATTGTTGAAGGGGCTGGGGGGCTATGCGTGCCTATCACTTTAGAAGAAAACATGCTGGATTTGGCCCTAAAATTAAAAGCTAAAATGCTTTTGATTAGCCATGATAATTTGGGATTGATTAATGATTGTTTGCTGAATGATTTTTTATTGAAATCCCACCAACTAGACTATAAAATCGCTATCAATTTGAGGGAAAATAACACCGCTTTTCACAGCGTCAGTTTGCCCTATATTGAGCTTTTTAATACACGCTCCAATAACCCCATTGTGATTTTCCAACAAAGCCTGAAAGAATTAATGAGCTTTGCTCTTAAATAA
- a CDS encoding universal stress protein has translation MNILFGISDTQECYNAIKFAVKLAHSLKEVRFTLLHVSMEVFIYSESGMMDYGQTEALEEEKAKALLKQFEDAFKKENIECESVLKSGDLIDVVLEMAKDYDLLLIGASESNLLYRLFISHQNSLVEQSSIPVVIAK, from the coding sequence ATGAATATTTTATTTGGGATTAGCGACACGCAAGAATGTTATAACGCTATTAAATTCGCTGTCAAATTAGCCCATTCGCTTAAAGAGGTCCGTTTCACTCTATTGCATGTGAGCATGGAAGTGTTTATTTATAGCGAAAGCGGGATGATGGATTACGGCCAAACAGAAGCCTTAGAAGAAGAAAAAGCTAAGGCTTTGTTAAAGCAATTTGAAGACGCTTTCAAAAAAGAAAATATAGAGTGCGAGAGCGTTTTAAAAAGCGGTGATTTGATTGATGTGGTTTTAGAAATGGCTAAGGATTATGATTTGTTATTGATTGGGGCGAGCGAATCTAATTTGTTGTATCGTTTGTTCATTTCGCACCAAAATAGCCTTGTTGAACAATCCAGTATCCCTGTTGTGATCGCCAAATAG
- a CDS encoding ATP-dependent Clp protease adaptor ClpS — MKMYNIPTPTMAQVIMVDDPITTAEFVISALRDFFDKSLEEAKALTSSIHRDGCGVCGVYPYDIARHRAAWVRDKARALEFPLKLLVEEMK, encoded by the coding sequence ATGAAAATGTATAACATACCCACCCCCACCATGGCGCAAGTGATCATGGTTGATGACCCCATTACGACAGCGGAATTTGTCATCTCTGCTTTGAGGGATTTTTTTGACAAGTCTTTAGAAGAGGCCAAAGCCCTCACATCAAGCATCCATCGTGATGGCTGTGGGGTTTGTGGCGTCTATCCTTATGATATTGCCAGGCATAGGGCAGCATGGGTTAGGGATAAGGCCAGAGCGTTAGAATTCCCCTTAAAATTATTGGTAGAAGAGATGAAATAA